A single genomic interval of Verrucomicrobiota bacterium harbors:
- a CDS encoding sulfatase-like hydrolase/transferase, translating to MKPPVFSALLSTALLLVVCSRLPAETLFYADFEYASGSPTVGTNAANIGNGMSGLVGSFSGSLPTAATSGGGQGQFQPELIGFVEGSGDTSLFLDRPDENQPNATGSFSANLSSVRNLDGLVVSFDLATRRGTNSGDGSYRIVGYDSSGNESFHLFVSADKLNNPGSRNRMGVVYDGGTGPEYDLVTEFGGTGTPLDDDLFQTANVGSQAGIQLTLGASSYALDFDGAFNSNNQFTASSIPYNGTASQLARIEFSFEASTGYQLDNILVTNTNPGPLPTPDSPINLTVQATDGQVVLDWADDTSGALDFYSVYRSESSPVTTFASVVGSPSDSSFTDTGVTNGTTYYYAVLATATDGNSSVLSEEVAATPMIAAPPTSELFLSGFSINPSSGDGEVTIHGSANKIYKLVNSDNLDFESPDEDPVPFTGASRGVLGEYLDKISTDGQGEATVQFNVGSKDATFFRAETSVPSKPNIIIFFSDDQDKEHLGAYGDQNADTPHIDSLATDGLLFNSFYVGSAVCSPSRYSLLSGRHASRSLKYQDDVPAGTHNNVQWQPGLDGDPVMHSLPGVLQANGYMTGMVGKWHNTPKSILPHAIGNGSDEIDNRAEPTDLDWFTDTVPKLEANYAAIVNRIKEQGFDFADGVFISNVLGDWLPRYLEVHCQEFITKAGLDFIDQSVAAEKPFFLYMAATVPHSPNPGVSLQNDDFRTPIGVLPELEGVQPSRQSVLDRVSNSSDRGSTWFDDGVGAILDKLDQLNIAENTLILYISDHGSQPSKMTSYDGGARVPGIARWPAVIEPGRVSDALATNYDVPALVYDILDLQIDPAVTVDGVSFLAELMGEEYVREHIFLEIASERAVVTDDGFKYMAIRFPPDIQADIDANGTLYGHDATLVPFDENRDVRYNASSNYPRYFDQNQLYDLNNDPRERTNLYDDPDYADKQAELRAILTEYCQGLEHIFGEFKTAEDFQQ from the coding sequence ATGAAGCCGCCGGTTTTTTCCGCCCTTCTTTCTACGGCTTTGCTCCTGGTGGTCTGCTCGAGGTTACCTGCCGAGACGCTGTTTTATGCAGATTTTGAGTATGCGTCTGGATCCCCGACGGTTGGAACAAACGCTGCAAATATTGGTAATGGTATGTCTGGTTTGGTCGGTAGCTTTTCGGGGAGCTTGCCGACCGCAGCGACCTCGGGAGGGGGTCAGGGGCAATTTCAGCCAGAGTTGATCGGGTTTGTTGAGGGTTCCGGTGATACTTCGCTGTTTCTTGATCGCCCGGACGAAAATCAACCAAACGCAACCGGAAGTTTTAGTGCGAATCTGAGTTCAGTGCGGAATCTTGACGGACTCGTCGTTTCTTTCGATCTGGCCACCCGCCGCGGAACGAATTCAGGTGATGGCTCCTACCGGATTGTTGGCTACGATAGCTCGGGCAACGAGTCTTTTCATCTCTTTGTGAGCGCCGACAAGCTGAACAACCCCGGTAGTCGAAACCGCATGGGTGTTGTCTACGACGGTGGGACTGGACCGGAATACGATCTGGTTACGGAGTTTGGGGGGACCGGTACGCCGTTGGATGACGACCTCTTTCAAACTGCGAATGTTGGAAGCCAAGCGGGAATCCAATTGACGCTTGGTGCCAGTAGTTACGCTTTGGATTTCGACGGTGCGTTTAACAGCAACAACCAGTTTACAGCAAGCTCGATTCCTTACAATGGAACCGCGTCCCAGCTCGCTCGAATCGAGTTTAGCTTTGAGGCCTCGACGGGCTACCAACTCGACAACATTCTAGTGACCAACACCAACCCTGGTCCCTTGCCAACCCCCGACAGCCCGATCAATTTGACGGTTCAGGCTACCGACGGTCAAGTTGTTCTGGACTGGGCTGACGACACTTCCGGGGCTCTTGATTTTTACTCGGTCTATCGGTCGGAGAGTTCTCCGGTCACCACTTTCGCTTCGGTTGTTGGAAGCCCCAGCGACAGCAGCTTCACGGATACGGGCGTGACCAACGGCACGACTTACTACTACGCGGTTCTCGCAACAGCAACGGATGGTAACTCGTCGGTTTTGAGTGAAGAAGTCGCCGCTACCCCCATGATAGCCGCACCGCCTACTTCGGAGCTTTTCCTTTCCGGTTTCAGCATCAACCCGTCGAGCGGTGATGGCGAAGTGACGATCCACGGGTCTGCAAACAAGATATATAAACTGGTAAACTCGGATAATCTGGATTTTGAAAGCCCAGACGAGGATCCGGTTCCATTCACCGGAGCGAGTCGCGGAGTGTTGGGAGAGTATTTGGATAAAATTTCTACAGACGGTCAGGGAGAAGCCACTGTTCAGTTCAATGTAGGTTCCAAAGATGCGACCTTTTTCCGGGCGGAGACTTCCGTGCCCTCGAAGCCAAACATCATTATCTTCTTCTCGGACGATCAGGATAAGGAGCATTTGGGGGCTTATGGCGACCAGAATGCGGACACACCGCACATCGACAGTTTGGCAACGGACGGACTCCTTTTTAACAGTTTTTACGTGGGATCCGCAGTCTGCTCTCCGAGCCGCTATAGTCTGCTTAGCGGTCGTCATGCCTCACGAAGTCTCAAGTATCAAGACGACGTTCCCGCCGGGACGCACAATAACGTGCAGTGGCAGCCAGGGCTCGATGGCGACCCAGTAATGCATTCCCTGCCGGGTGTCCTACAGGCGAATGGATACATGACCGGAATGGTCGGCAAGTGGCACAACACACCCAAGTCAATCCTACCTCATGCGATCGGGAACGGCAGCGATGAGATAGACAATCGCGCTGAACCTACGGACCTTGATTGGTTCACGGATACGGTGCCAAAGTTGGAGGCCAACTACGCTGCCATCGTAAATCGGATCAAGGAACAGGGGTTTGATTTTGCGGATGGGGTTTTCATCAGCAACGTGCTCGGAGATTGGCTTCCGAGGTATTTGGAAGTGCATTGTCAGGAGTTCATCACAAAGGCCGGGCTCGATTTTATCGACCAGAGTGTGGCTGCTGAGAAGCCCTTCTTCCTCTACATGGCGGCAACCGTTCCGCACAGCCCGAATCCGGGTGTGTCTCTTCAAAACGATGACTTTCGAACTCCAATAGGGGTCTTGCCAGAGCTGGAAGGGGTCCAACCTTCTCGCCAGAGTGTCTTGGACCGTGTCTCAAACAGCAGTGACCGCGGGTCTACCTGGTTCGATGACGGAGTGGGAGCTATTCTTGATAAGCTCGATCAGCTGAATATCGCCGAGAACACCTTGATCCTCTACATCAGCGATCATGGGTCGCAGCCAAGCAAAATGACCTCTTATGACGGAGGAGCCCGCGTCCCCGGAATCGCTCGCTGGCCGGCGGTAATCGAACCGGGACGGGTCTCTGACGCGTTGGCGACAAACTATGATGTCCCGGCTTTGGTTTATGATATCCTTGATCTGCAGATTGATCCGGCGGTGACGGTGGATGGGGTGAGCTTCCTCGCTGAGCTGATGGGAGAGGAATACGTGCGGGAGCACATCTTCCTCGAAATTGCGAGCGAGCGAGCGGTCGTTACCGATGACGGTTTCAAGTATATGGCGATTCGCTTCCCGCCCGATATCCAAGCGGATATCGACGCCAACGGAACGCTCTACGGCCACGATGCCACCTTGGTTCCGTTCGACGAGAACCGGGATGTTCGCTACAATGCGAGCAGCAATTACCCGCGCTACTTTGACCAGAATCAGCTCTATGATTTGAACAACGATCCCAGAGAGAGAACGAATCTCTATGACGATCCAGACTACGCCGACAAGCAGGCCGAGTTGCGGGCGATCCTGACTGAATACTGTCAGGGGCTTGAGCACATCTTTGGCGAATTCAAGACGGCCGAGGATTTTCAGCAGTAA
- a CDS encoding sulfatase — protein MKTFLLPLLRFSALSGALSGVAPFTSLAQSNERPNIIWVFSDDHAFQTIGAYGGRMAHLNPSPNLDRLASEGMRFDKSYVSNSICGPARATILTGKHSHANGFYDNKSRFDGSQQTFPKLLQDAGYETAIIGKWHLTSDPTGFDHWDILPGQGHYYNPDFINSDGKYREEGYVTEIITDKTLDWLESQRDKDKPFMLMMQHKAPHREWSPAPKYLTLYDVVEIPEPDNLFDDYETRTTAAREQDLSIAETMTYGMDLKIQERDEEERLKKRVIRRMNADQRKAWNAAYQPKNEAFLAANLEGEDLIRWKYQRYLKDYLRTTKSVDDSMGALMEYLEESGLADNTIVFYSSDQGFYMGEHGWFDKRFMYEESFRTPLIAWWPGKIEPGSVNEDLVQNIDMAGTFLELAGEPVPEDLHGRSIVPLLAGTKPSDWRDSLYYHYYEYPGIHSVRRHEGVFGGRYKLIRFYGRDVPGGEEWELFDLEKDPSEMNNVYNNPEYSGIVASLKDELETLRAQYGANQENTQGNIRRRKNSS, from the coding sequence ATGAAGACTTTCCTTCTCCCTTTGCTTCGTTTTTCTGCACTCAGTGGAGCTCTTTCCGGAGTTGCGCCGTTCACCAGCCTCGCGCAGAGCAATGAGCGTCCAAATATCATCTGGGTGTTTTCGGATGATCACGCCTTTCAGACGATTGGTGCTTACGGAGGTCGGATGGCCCATCTAAATCCGTCCCCGAATCTGGATCGTCTGGCATCCGAGGGAATGCGCTTCGATAAATCCTATGTCAGCAACTCCATCTGCGGTCCGGCTCGGGCAACGATTCTGACCGGAAAACACAGCCATGCTAATGGCTTCTACGACAACAAGAGTCGTTTTGATGGATCGCAGCAGACCTTCCCGAAGCTCTTACAGGACGCTGGTTACGAGACGGCAATTATTGGGAAATGGCACCTCACTTCCGACCCGACCGGATTCGACCACTGGGACATCCTTCCGGGACAGGGTCACTACTACAACCCCGACTTTATCAACAGTGACGGAAAATACCGGGAAGAAGGCTATGTTACCGAGATCATAACGGACAAGACTTTGGATTGGCTCGAATCGCAGCGGGATAAAGACAAACCGTTTATGTTGATGATGCAGCACAAGGCACCTCACCGGGAGTGGTCGCCCGCGCCAAAATACCTGACGCTCTACGACGTCGTGGAGATTCCAGAGCCCGACAATTTGTTCGATGACTACGAGACGAGAACGACGGCGGCGCGCGAGCAGGATCTCTCGATCGCGGAAACGATGACCTATGGAATGGACCTAAAAATCCAGGAACGCGACGAGGAAGAAAGGTTGAAAAAACGGGTGATCAGGCGGATGAACGCCGATCAGCGCAAAGCGTGGAACGCAGCCTATCAGCCGAAAAACGAGGCTTTCCTTGCGGCAAATCTGGAGGGAGAAGACTTAATCCGTTGGAAATATCAGCGCTACCTCAAAGATTATTTACGGACGACAAAATCGGTCGACGACTCTATGGGAGCGTTGATGGAATACCTTGAAGAGTCTGGTTTGGCGGACAACACAATCGTCTTTTACAGCAGTGATCAGGGCTTTTATATGGGCGAGCACGGCTGGTTCGACAAGCGATTCATGTATGAAGAATCGTTTCGCACTCCTCTGATAGCCTGGTGGCCCGGAAAGATCGAGCCGGGCTCCGTCAACGAGGATCTCGTCCAGAATATTGACATGGCGGGCACCTTCTTGGAATTGGCTGGAGAGCCGGTTCCGGAAGATCTTCATGGAAGGAGCATCGTTCCGCTTCTTGCAGGAACGAAACCATCTGATTGGCGCGATTCCCTCTACTACCACTATTACGAGTATCCGGGTATCCACAGCGTGCGCCGGCATGAAGGGGTTTTTGGAGGTCGTTACAAATTGATCCGCTTTTACGGTCGGGATGTGCCGGGAGGAGAAGAGTGGGAGCTTTTCGACCTGGAAAAGGACCCTTCTGAAATGAACAATGTTTACAACAACCCGGAATACTCAGGAATTGTCGCCAGCTTAAAAGACGAATTGGAGACTCTTCGGGCTCAATACGGGGCGAACCAAGAGAACACCCAAGGAAACATTCGCAGGAGAAAAAATAGTTCCTAG
- a CDS encoding sulfatase — protein sequence MNKTNPLPLSRILKALLCFSFLSTFCFGESRPNIVFVLVDDMPWWGTSVAQMEGNPQSTSDFRVTPNIERIAERGMTFSNAYSAAGMCAPSRTSIQTGLSPARHLFSGNSNFGDSAPDEVFYELKRRDQDGLLIEPSPIGTLQDEFVTIGEALQKQGYATAHVGKWHVYGGGPERHGYDVSDGETSNTEGSPRKSEIDESDPKRIFSMTDKAIEFIEEQHRAGKPFYVQISHYAEHNRQMSLPETLEGMLALDSIVEIERDGARKEASTHGAAVRDMDSAIGEVLDRLEELGIRDNSYFIVTSDNGKDLYNGEDSVLRGDKWWLWEAGIRVPFMIEGPGIAPGSRSSINIVNYDLLPTFYEIAGGDSVALEDRVDGRSLLPVFREEGDESFVDRSLYFHYPHLRNSTPHSAIIRGDFKLYTFYEIPDEPHLYRLSVDLGETKNLARQMPETASSLLDDLSGYLERVGAYLPKPNPDASPDAEPFDPEVEMPPLASRN from the coding sequence ATGAATAAAACAAACCCTTTGCCTTTATCCCGCATTCTCAAGGCGCTTCTTTGTTTCAGTTTTCTGAGTACCTTTTGTTTTGGAGAGAGTAGGCCGAACATCGTTTTCGTCTTAGTGGATGACATGCCGTGGTGGGGCACATCGGTCGCCCAGATGGAGGGAAACCCTCAATCGACCTCTGATTTCCGGGTAACTCCCAACATTGAGCGCATCGCCGAGCGGGGAATGACTTTTTCAAACGCCTATTCAGCAGCCGGCATGTGCGCCCCTTCGCGAACCAGCATCCAAACCGGTCTTTCGCCGGCACGTCACCTTTTCAGCGGAAACAGTAACTTTGGAGATTCCGCTCCCGACGAGGTTTTTTACGAGCTCAAGAGGAGAGACCAGGATGGCTTGCTGATCGAACCCAGTCCGATCGGAACGTTGCAGGATGAGTTTGTGACGATTGGAGAGGCTCTTCAAAAACAGGGCTACGCAACGGCACACGTGGGAAAATGGCACGTCTACGGTGGAGGACCGGAGCGTCATGGCTATGATGTGAGTGATGGGGAAACCTCGAACACCGAAGGGTCACCGAGGAAGAGCGAGATCGACGAAAGCGACCCAAAACGAATCTTCAGTATGACGGATAAAGCGATTGAATTTATCGAGGAGCAGCACCGCGCCGGCAAGCCGTTCTATGTGCAGATTTCTCATTACGCCGAACACAACAGGCAGATGTCGCTGCCCGAAACTCTCGAAGGGATGCTTGCGCTCGATTCGATCGTGGAAATCGAAAGAGATGGAGCTAGAAAGGAAGCCTCGACTCACGGTGCGGCTGTCCGCGACATGGATTCGGCAATCGGCGAGGTTCTGGATCGGCTCGAGGAATTAGGGATTCGAGACAATTCCTATTTCATCGTCACGTCAGACAACGGCAAGGATCTCTACAATGGAGAGGATAGTGTCCTTCGTGGAGACAAGTGGTGGCTTTGGGAAGCTGGGATTCGGGTGCCTTTTATGATCGAGGGACCTGGTATCGCTCCCGGATCAAGGTCGAGCATCAACATCGTCAACTATGACCTACTGCCGACTTTTTACGAGATCGCCGGCGGCGACTCGGTGGCCTTGGAGGATCGCGTTGACGGTCGTAGTCTTCTCCCCGTTTTCAGGGAAGAAGGCGATGAAAGCTTCGTCGACAGATCCCTCTACTTCCATTACCCACATCTCCGGAACTCAACTCCGCATTCAGCCATCATTCGGGGGGATTTCAAGCTCTACACCTTTTATGAAATACCGGATGAACCGCATCTCTACCGGCTTAGTGTAGATTTGGGCGAAACGAAGAATCTGGCTCGCCAGATGCCAGAAACGGCAAGTTCTCTCCTTGACGACCTAAGTGGGTATCTGGAACGGGTTGGTGCCTACCTTCCGAAGCCCAATCCCGATGCGAGCCCGGATGCGGAGCCCTTTGACCCCGAGGTAGAGATGCCGCCGCTCGCCTCGCGTAACTAG
- a CDS encoding arylsulfatase, with amino-acid sequence MKVSLLFSVVFFSLVTLLKPVDARPPNVVIFLSDDQGWGDLSITGNTDMATPNIDRLATEGARFMNFYVSPVCSPTRAEFLTGRFHPRSNVYSTSEGGERMDVDEVTIADVFKEAGYATAAFGKWHNGMQYPYHPNARGFDEFYGFCSGHWGNYFDPMLEHNGKVVQGEGFCVDDFTNRAMEFIREHRNEPFFVYLPYNTPHSPMQVPDEYWDRFKDKDLKLQRRPDDHTRAALAMCENIDWNVGRVLDELDELGLAEDTIVIYFNDNGPNGPRWNDGLKGKKGAVDEGGVKSPLHVRYPAAIAPGTVVHSLSSAVDLLPTLTELTGLSFTSEKPLDGISKLPWLKDEDTPMTNRIVVSHWGKRQSARNQRFRLDQRGKLFDIEADPGQTKEVTNTYPEVAETLGRAIEDYRKNVLSELSPRKEDDRPFIVGHPDARYTHLPARDGEASGGIERSSKWANCSYFTNWKREGESISWKAEVPEDGRFKATLYYTCSEAGVGSEVTLESAGNRLDFVIDEPHDPPLLGAEDDRSPRKESYVKRFKEKEIGEIDLSAGPQVMRLVAEKVPNGEVMDFRLLVLERLQ; translated from the coding sequence ATGAAAGTCTCTCTCCTTTTTTCGGTCGTATTTTTCTCCCTCGTTACGCTCCTGAAACCCGTTGACGCGCGACCGCCCAACGTAGTCATTTTCCTGTCTGACGATCAGGGCTGGGGCGACCTTTCGATCACCGGGAACACGGACATGGCGACTCCGAATATCGACCGTTTGGCTACGGAAGGCGCTCGGTTCATGAATTTCTACGTAAGTCCCGTATGCTCTCCAACACGGGCTGAGTTTTTAACCGGGCGCTTCCATCCTCGGAGCAATGTCTATTCGACGAGTGAGGGAGGAGAGCGCATGGATGTAGACGAAGTAACGATCGCCGATGTCTTCAAGGAGGCCGGATACGCGACTGCAGCTTTTGGAAAGTGGCACAATGGTATGCAGTATCCTTACCATCCGAATGCTCGGGGATTCGACGAGTTCTACGGTTTTTGTTCCGGCCATTGGGGAAACTATTTTGATCCCATGCTCGAGCACAATGGCAAGGTCGTTCAAGGTGAGGGGTTTTGTGTCGATGATTTTACCAACCGCGCCATGGAGTTCATCCGCGAGCACAGGAACGAACCATTTTTTGTCTATTTGCCTTACAATACCCCGCATTCTCCGATGCAGGTGCCGGATGAATACTGGGACCGGTTCAAAGATAAGGATCTAAAATTGCAAAGACGCCCCGACGACCATACGAGGGCGGCCCTTGCGATGTGCGAGAACATTGATTGGAACGTCGGGCGGGTTCTCGACGAACTTGACGAGTTGGGCCTCGCTGAAGACACGATTGTCATCTACTTCAACGACAATGGACCCAACGGGCCGCGGTGGAATGACGGGCTCAAAGGAAAGAAAGGGGCTGTTGACGAGGGGGGTGTGAAATCCCCTTTGCACGTGCGCTACCCGGCGGCAATCGCGCCCGGAACCGTGGTTCATTCTTTGTCTTCAGCGGTCGATTTGCTCCCCACGCTGACTGAGCTGACCGGCTTGAGTTTTACCAGCGAAAAACCGCTCGATGGCATCTCCAAACTTCCTTGGTTGAAGGACGAGGATACACCCATGACAAACCGCATCGTCGTGAGCCATTGGGGCAAGAGACAGAGCGCCCGCAACCAACGGTTCCGTCTCGACCAGCGGGGTAAGCTCTTTGATATCGAGGCGGATCCGGGGCAGACAAAGGAAGTCACCAATACCTACCCGGAAGTTGCAGAAACACTGGGTAGGGCAATTGAAGACTACCGGAAAAATGTTTTGTCCGAACTCAGCCCACGCAAGGAGGACGACCGTCCTTTCATCGTTGGACACCCTGATGCTCGTTACACCCACCTCCCGGCACGGGATGGAGAAGCCAGTGGTGGAATTGAGCGGAGCAGCAAATGGGCGAATTGCTCCTACTTCACGAATTGGAAGCGGGAAGGTGAGAGCATCTCATGGAAAGCCGAGGTGCCCGAAGATGGCCGGTTCAAAGCCACTCTCTACTACACCTGCTCGGAAGCGGGCGTCGGCTCAGAGGTAACCCTTGAGTCAGCTGGGAACCGACTCGATTTTGTCATCGATGAACCCCATGACCCGCCTTTGCTGGGGGCGGAGGATGATCGCTCTCCTCGAAAAGAATCGTATGTGAAGCGCTTTAAGGAAAAAGAGATTGGAGAGATCGACCTGTCCGCTGGCCCTCAAGTGATGAGGCTCGTTGCCGAGAAGGTTCCGAATGGAGAAGTGATGGATTTCCGCCTTCTCGTCCTGGAGCGTCTTCAGTAA
- a CDS encoding sulfatase-like hydrolase/transferase, which yields MRRIPAFICLAFLSAFWTGNGLANIDGGEPDADRPNILWIVSEDNGQFLGCYGDENAKTPNLDKLAEDGIVYTNSFANAPVCAVARSSWIFGIPAVTLGTHHMRSQYQVPRKEFTTYPEVIREEGYYATNRHKTDYNTASIKKNRIWDVSGQKAHYKNRPDGVPFFAIFNLTQSHESGIFSGNQTNPRLAAEDIEVPPYQSPTPETVMDWRRYYDRLELMDKEVGKIIEELERSGERENTIIAYCSDHGGVTLRSKRFLHDTGTRVPLIVNFPEKWQHLAPEPPGTVSDRLVQFIDMPKTWISLTGGTPPPQMNGRIFLGEDIEPAPEVVFLFSSRFDEAPDTSRAITDGRWKYIRNFESDRVRFQMLGYPLRHAGQVSQYEAFAAGKTTPAQSAHYQPQPSEELYDTASDPHEINNLATTETEQLQLMRELLDKQIIETRDLGFMPEPLMEKIDRTRGQTVYEFGQSDENYPIEELLALAKLASEKNPVNLPAFTQALQDENECIRYWGAVGLRALGEDARPAQSEIVAALDDPSPSVRITAAVSLGQIGKRDQALDFLVGEAENAEGPIHSMWALDGLKLLDGGGAIVNRPKSSLAKGKYAEDIYDALSAGGSATRKPQS from the coding sequence ATGCGACGTATTCCTGCATTCATTTGCCTGGCGTTCCTGTCCGCTTTCTGGACCGGAAATGGGCTTGCCAATATCGACGGAGGCGAACCCGATGCGGATCGTCCAAACATTCTTTGGATCGTAAGTGAGGATAATGGCCAGTTTCTCGGCTGCTATGGAGACGAAAATGCCAAGACGCCGAATCTCGACAAGCTGGCCGAGGACGGGATCGTTTACACCAATTCCTTCGCTAATGCTCCCGTGTGTGCCGTCGCCCGCAGCAGCTGGATCTTCGGTATTCCTGCGGTGACCCTTGGGACACACCACATGCGCTCGCAATACCAGGTGCCAAGAAAAGAATTTACGACCTATCCGGAAGTCATTCGAGAGGAAGGCTACTACGCCACAAATCGGCACAAGACCGACTACAACACGGCGTCGATAAAGAAGAATCGGATTTGGGACGTAAGCGGCCAAAAGGCACACTACAAAAATCGGCCGGATGGAGTGCCCTTTTTCGCAATCTTCAACCTCACACAGAGCCATGAGAGTGGCATTTTTTCCGGCAATCAAACAAACCCGCGTCTAGCTGCAGAAGATATCGAAGTGCCCCCCTATCAAAGTCCAACGCCGGAAACGGTGATGGACTGGAGGCGTTACTACGACCGTCTCGAGTTGATGGACAAGGAGGTCGGGAAGATTATTGAAGAACTGGAGAGGTCTGGAGAGCGCGAAAACACGATCATCGCCTATTGCTCCGACCACGGCGGAGTGACTCTTCGGAGCAAGCGCTTCCTCCACGACACCGGAACCCGCGTTCCGCTGATCGTCAATTTTCCCGAAAAGTGGCAGCACCTCGCCCCCGAGCCACCCGGCACCGTTTCAGACCGTCTGGTCCAATTTATCGATATGCCCAAGACCTGGATCTCCCTCACGGGTGGCACGCCGCCTCCGCAGATGAACGGGCGCATCTTTCTCGGAGAGGATATCGAACCGGCTCCGGAAGTCGTTTTTCTCTTCTCCTCCCGTTTTGACGAAGCACCGGACACATCGCGTGCGATTACCGATGGTCGCTGGAAGTACATCCGGAATTTCGAGTCGGATCGCGTGCGCTTCCAGATGCTCGGATATCCTCTGCGGCATGCGGGCCAAGTCAGTCAATACGAAGCCTTCGCCGCCGGTAAAACTACTCCAGCACAGTCTGCACACTACCAACCTCAACCGTCAGAGGAACTCTACGACACCGCCTCTGATCCACACGAGATCAACAACCTAGCGACTACGGAAACCGAACAACTGCAGCTCATGCGTGAACTTCTCGACAAGCAGATTATCGAAACTCGTGATCTCGGTTTCATGCCCGAGCCTCTAATGGAGAAAATTGACCGGACAAGGGGACAAACGGTTTACGAATTCGGTCAATCGGATGAGAACTACCCGATTGAGGAATTACTTGCTCTTGCCAAGCTCGCGTCGGAAAAAAATCCGGTAAATCTCCCTGCTTTTACGCAAGCTCTCCAAGACGAGAACGAGTGCATTCGCTACTGGGGTGCCGTCGGTCTACGAGCTTTGGGCGAAGACGCCCGTCCAGCGCAAAGCGAGATCGTAGCGGCGTTAGACGATCCGAGTCCGAGTGTAAGGATCACAGCTGCAGTTTCACTGGGCCAAATTGGAAAGCGTGACCAAGCTCTCGATTTCCTCGTCGGTGAGGCCGAAAATGCAGAAGGGCCGATCCACTCGATGTGGGCTTTGGATGGTTTAAAACTTCTCGACGGCGGTGGTGCCATCGTCAATCGGCCAAAGTCGTCTCTTGCGAAGGGAAAATATGCTGAGGACATCTACGATGCCCTCAGTGCCGGCGGCTCTGCTACTCGAAAACCTCAAAGTTAA